Proteins encoded together in one Mycobacterium sp. MS1601 window:
- a CDS encoding NAD-dependent succinate-semialdehyde dehydrogenase encodes MTTLDQPQKNAAALAAVPTGLLIDGSWRPARDGARMDVVNPATEHVIAQVADAGLDDALEAVDAAVRAQTLWGTTAPRVRSELLYRAYEEVMRRQNDLAFIMTSEMGKPFAEACGEVAYAAEFFRWFAEEAVRVGGDFTQRPDGSARTIVMRQPVGPCLLITPWNFPIAMGARKIGPALAAGCTVVLKPAPQTPLTSLALAQILQDVGLPDGVVNVITTSRAAEVVEPILTGGSIRKLSFTGSTAVGKLLLEQAAKQVVRTSLELGGNAPFIVLPDANLEVAVEAAVQAKMRNMGEACTAANRMFVHSSFVDEFARALADRMTAMPVGNGMTDGVQVGPMIDAVSRDKVLRLMTDAIARGATVVGGGHVPGGIGYFIEPTVLTNVHPDSDLTSTEIFGPVAAIQSFETVEEVIAKANATEWGLVGYVITQDVDLALEVGERLQVGMVGLNTGLVSTPSAPFGGIKQSGLGREGGRLGIEEFLDVKYMAMPIRARGRA; translated from the coding sequence ATGACCACCCTTGACCAACCGCAGAAGAACGCGGCGGCGCTCGCCGCGGTACCGACCGGTCTGCTCATCGACGGCAGCTGGCGACCTGCCCGCGACGGCGCCCGCATGGACGTCGTCAACCCAGCCACCGAGCACGTCATCGCCCAGGTGGCCGATGCGGGTCTCGACGACGCGCTGGAAGCGGTGGATGCTGCGGTCCGCGCACAAACCCTCTGGGGCACCACGGCGCCTCGCGTGCGTTCCGAGCTGTTGTACCGCGCATATGAGGAGGTCATGCGGCGGCAGAACGACCTCGCATTCATCATGACCTCTGAGATGGGCAAGCCGTTCGCCGAGGCATGCGGGGAAGTCGCGTATGCGGCCGAGTTCTTCCGATGGTTCGCAGAGGAGGCGGTGCGCGTTGGCGGTGACTTCACGCAGCGTCCCGACGGTTCGGCGCGCACCATAGTGATGCGTCAACCGGTCGGGCCGTGCTTGCTGATCACTCCGTGGAACTTTCCGATCGCGATGGGTGCGCGGAAGATCGGTCCAGCCCTCGCTGCCGGCTGTACCGTTGTGCTGAAGCCGGCTCCGCAGACTCCGCTGACGAGTCTCGCGCTTGCGCAAATTCTGCAGGACGTCGGTCTACCGGACGGTGTGGTAAACGTCATCACGACCTCGCGGGCGGCTGAGGTCGTCGAGCCGATACTCACCGGCGGGTCGATTCGCAAGCTGTCTTTCACCGGCTCGACCGCCGTGGGCAAACTGCTGCTGGAACAGGCGGCCAAGCAAGTTGTCCGCACGTCGCTCGAACTCGGCGGAAACGCTCCCTTCATCGTGTTGCCCGATGCCAACCTCGAGGTGGCCGTGGAGGCCGCTGTGCAGGCGAAGATGCGCAACATGGGGGAAGCCTGCACCGCCGCCAACCGGATGTTCGTGCACTCCTCATTCGTCGACGAATTCGCGCGGGCTCTCGCGGATCGGATGACCGCCATGCCGGTGGGTAACGGAATGACCGACGGCGTTCAGGTCGGCCCCATGATCGATGCGGTCAGCCGCGACAAAGTCCTTCGCCTGATGACAGACGCGATCGCACGCGGCGCGACGGTGGTCGGTGGCGGTCACGTCCCGGGCGGCATCGGTTACTTCATCGAGCCGACGGTGTTGACCAATGTCCACCCCGACTCTGACCTGACCTCCACCGAGATCTTCGGGCCCGTTGCCGCGATTCAGAGTTTCGAGACGGTCGAGGAGGTCATCGCCAAGGCCAATGCCACCGAATGGGGGCTTGTCGGTTACGTGATCACCCAGGACGTCGACCTTGCTCTCGAAGTCGGCGAACGCTTGCAGGTCGGCATGGTCGGCCTGAACACGGGCCTCGTGTCTACGCCCTCAGCCCCGTTTGGTGGTATCAAGCAGTCGGGCCTCGGTCGCGAGGGTGGCCGCCTCGGGATCGAGGAGTTCCTCGACGTGAAGTACATGGCGATGCCCATTCGGGCGCGAGGTCGCGCTTGA
- a CDS encoding transporter substrate-binding domain-containing protein — protein sequence MKRATGPRNRIVGAIAAVTLVSVVTACGGSTGDTAASSAPSEKIQEIADLVPPSIAETGTLKIAAAAYAPAVIAPLSGSSMPTGFDADMATAVAGILGLKPEYSMIPFDGIITGLQAQRYDLAVGDIGINDERLETVSFVLNHTTRDLLVVPPASTLPASISTEVEACGLTVGAVRGSQEAAVLDKIQAACEAAGKTFTAKTFQDQATVNLAVQQGRIDANLTDEGTAGLLVEQSPDEFKAVEVGFVPLLPTGFALPNNDNTAAMTEAISEALDHLIESGDYAEITGKYFKDGDKGQVEAAEVYSRIVDGAKKTTK from the coding sequence ATGAAGAGAGCCACCGGGCCTCGCAACCGCATCGTCGGCGCAATCGCTGCTGTCACACTTGTGTCGGTCGTGACTGCATGCGGTGGCTCCACTGGGGACACCGCTGCCAGCAGCGCACCCTCGGAGAAGATCCAGGAGATCGCCGATCTCGTGCCGCCGTCGATAGCGGAGACCGGCACGCTGAAGATTGCCGCCGCCGCGTATGCACCGGCAGTCATCGCACCCTTGTCCGGATCCTCGATGCCCACCGGATTCGACGCCGACATGGCCACCGCCGTAGCGGGGATACTCGGCCTCAAGCCCGAGTACTCGATGATCCCGTTCGACGGCATCATCACTGGTCTACAGGCCCAGCGTTACGACCTCGCGGTCGGCGACATCGGTATCAACGACGAGCGACTCGAGACCGTCTCTTTCGTCCTCAATCACACCACCCGCGACCTTCTGGTGGTCCCCCCGGCCAGTACGCTGCCCGCCTCGATCAGCACGGAGGTGGAAGCGTGTGGACTCACCGTCGGCGCGGTGCGTGGATCCCAGGAGGCCGCGGTGCTCGACAAGATTCAGGCGGCGTGCGAAGCTGCCGGCAAGACCTTCACGGCCAAGACGTTCCAAGACCAGGCGACTGTGAATCTCGCTGTGCAGCAAGGTCGTATCGATGCCAACCTCACAGATGAGGGTACTGCTGGCCTTCTCGTCGAGCAGTCGCCCGATGAGTTCAAGGCGGTCGAAGTGGGCTTTGTTCCGTTGTTGCCGACAGGCTTTGCTCTTCCCAACAACGACAACACCGCTGCGATGACGGAAGCCATTTCCGAGGCCCTCGATCATCTGATCGAGTCCGGTGACTACGCCGAGATCACAGGCAAGTACTTCAAAGACGGCGACAAGGGCCAGGTGGAGGCAGCCGAGGTGTACTCGCGCATCGTGGACGGCGCGAAGAAGACCACCAAGTGA
- a CDS encoding amino acid ABC transporter permease, with protein sequence MSVSTRSIGTRRNAHERLPIDQLPPTEVVPLKHPFRIASAAVVLLIGALGLHSVVTNDNFQWGRVWFYLFDPQILSGLRSTLILTVCSMSMGLVLGVILAVFRVSKNRVLSYLAGLYLWFFRGTPLLIQLIFWFNFAALYPRLSIGIPFGGPEFIGGSTNEVLTVWVVALLALSLNEAAYMAEIIRGGLLAVPSQQTEAAQALGMSQTLVFRRIILPQALRVIIPRRATRSSECSSTARWSASLRLPTCSTRRSSSTRRTSKRFRCSSWCRFGTCCVPAS encoded by the coding sequence GTGAGTGTCTCCACGAGATCAATCGGCACGCGCCGCAACGCACACGAGCGGTTGCCGATCGATCAGCTTCCGCCCACCGAGGTGGTGCCCCTGAAGCACCCATTCAGGATCGCGTCGGCCGCTGTGGTGTTGCTCATTGGCGCATTGGGCCTGCACTCGGTGGTCACCAACGACAACTTCCAGTGGGGCCGCGTGTGGTTCTACCTCTTCGATCCACAGATCTTGTCCGGCTTACGGTCGACCTTGATCCTGACGGTGTGCTCTATGTCGATGGGTCTGGTTCTTGGGGTCATCCTCGCCGTCTTCCGCGTGTCGAAGAACCGTGTGTTGTCCTACCTGGCGGGCCTGTATCTGTGGTTCTTCCGCGGGACGCCTCTGCTCATCCAGCTCATCTTCTGGTTCAACTTCGCAGCGTTGTATCCTCGGCTCAGTATTGGTATACCGTTCGGCGGGCCAGAGTTCATCGGGGGCAGCACCAACGAAGTCCTCACGGTGTGGGTCGTCGCGCTTCTCGCCCTCAGCCTCAATGAGGCTGCCTATATGGCCGAGATCATCCGTGGCGGATTGCTCGCGGTGCCAAGTCAGCAGACCGAAGCCGCGCAAGCCCTTGGCATGAGTCAAACGCTGGTGTTCCGCCGCATCATCCTGCCGCAGGCCCTGCGTGTGATCATCCCCCGACGGGCAACCAGGTCATCGGAATGCTCAAGTACAGCTCGCTGGTCAGCATCATTGCGCTTACCGACCTGCTCTACTCGGCGCAGCTCATCTACTCGCAGAACTTCGAAACGATTCCGCTGCTCATCGTGGTGTCGATTTGGTACTTGTTGTGTACCAGCGTCCTGA
- a CDS encoding amino acid ABC transporter ATP-binding protein: protein MVRIIDLKKSFSGLEVLKGVNLEVNRGEVVCILGRSGSGKSTLLRCINHLERPNAGAVVVDGFVMGYRARRGKLHEMRSRDTAEQRQSVGMVFQSFNLFPHMTVMENLIEAPRKVQRRGRSELVAEARSLLADVGLSDKENAYPSTLSGGQQQRVAISRALMMKPSVMLFDEPTSALDPELVGEVLEAMKRLAATGMTMIVVTHEVGFARHVSDRVIFMADGVVVEDGPPSRVIDNPQMPETRTFLSTIL, encoded by the coding sequence ATCGTCCGAATCATCGATCTGAAGAAGAGTTTCAGCGGACTGGAGGTGCTCAAGGGGGTCAATCTCGAAGTCAATCGAGGAGAAGTGGTCTGCATTCTGGGCCGGTCAGGTTCGGGTAAGAGCACTTTGCTGCGTTGCATCAATCACCTTGAGCGACCCAACGCCGGCGCCGTCGTCGTTGATGGATTCGTCATGGGATACCGCGCCCGGCGGGGCAAACTGCACGAGATGCGGTCGCGTGACACCGCCGAGCAGCGCCAATCAGTCGGCATGGTGTTCCAGTCGTTCAACCTGTTTCCCCACATGACGGTGATGGAGAATCTCATCGAGGCCCCTCGCAAGGTGCAGCGTCGGGGGCGGAGCGAGCTCGTCGCGGAGGCACGTTCACTGCTCGCCGACGTCGGCCTCTCCGACAAGGAGAACGCCTATCCAAGCACGCTGTCGGGCGGGCAGCAGCAGCGGGTGGCCATTTCACGCGCGTTGATGATGAAACCGTCGGTGATGCTGTTCGACGAGCCGACGTCGGCGCTTGATCCCGAGCTCGTCGGGGAGGTGCTGGAAGCGATGAAACGGCTCGCCGCGACCGGCATGACGATGATCGTCGTCACCCACGAGGTCGGCTTCGCCCGCCACGTATCGGACCGAGTCATCTTCATGGCTGACGGGGTTGTCGTCGAGGACGGCCCCCCGTCCCGGGTGATCGACAATCCCCAAATGCCAGAAACCCGAACCTTCTTGAGCACCATTCTCTAG